TACCAGAAGCAGACCCTGGGGCCTGTTGAGGCACCGTTTCAGCATTTCAAAGGTTTTTACCTCAAATCCCAGCTGAGTCAGATCAACATTCAGGGAACCTTTGTCAAGAATACGCAATACGACGGATTCGCCGAAAAGAGTTGGAAGAGAGGAAACTCGAAAATCAACAGAACGATTACGCCCCATTCTCATTTTGATACGCCCATCCTGGGGAACGCGCCGCTCGGTAATGTCAAGCCCAGCGAGGATTTTCATCCTGGCAACCAGTGCATTTTTGATGGTCAACGGCAGGTTCATGGTTTTAAAAAGAGATCCGTCTTTCCTGTACCTGACCTGCATGTTCTTTTCATACGGTTCTATATGGATATCAGAAACCCCTTCCTGGACGGCCTTTACGAGTATACCATTTACAAGTTTGATAATAGGTGCATCAGAAGCAGCGTACTGATCGGCGATATCCTCTTCCTCATCACCCTCAATCTCAAAATCATCAGCGGCTTCGGCAACAATGGACCCGAAATCATCCACCTGGGTAATATCCAGATCTTCCTCCGCCTCCTCCTGCTCCCCGAAAAAGGATCTGGCCTCCTCATCATCGATTCCATAATATTTCCGGAAGGCTTCAACAATATCCTCTTCTGTGGAAACACAGACGGAAAGCTCCTTGTGAATCAGATCCTGCAATTCTTCCACTGCCGTCACATCGGACGGTTCAGCCATTGTTATCTGTAGAGTATTACCGGCAATTCTCAGGGGGAATGCCATATACTCCTTTGCCTTTTCATAGGGAAGGAGGTTTACAGCATCTTTGGATGGTGGTTCCTTTTTAATGACGACAGCCGGGTAATTGTGCTGCCTGCTTAAAAATGTAAAAACAGTATCATTATCGATGTACTCAAGCTGCCTGAGAATGGCACCCAGCCGACCTCCGTTTTTCTGCAGATGTTTTTTAGCTGTTTCCAGCTGACTGGGGGTGATATAGCCGGCCTTACTGAGAAGTTCACCTATTTTCAATTTCCCTGCTCCGGACTGATCCTTCACAGTCCTGCGCATTGATGATTTTCTCATTACCTTGGTTCGTTGCAAAGCCATAGCGTTTTACCTGAAAAATTCAATTAACACCCCACAAAGGGGTATAAGTGCCTTGAAAATAAACCTAATCATCTAATTTCAAAAAACCTTCCCTGATTTCTTGTTTTTTATGACAGAAATTCAGGAGTAAGGCACTCAATCCAACTCACTGTCTCTGATATACAGGAAGTTTCCCCAAACAACTGAATCCAGAGCAGTTTCATAATAAAGTTCTTTTGTTTCTCTGCTGAAGATATAACCCGAATTCCTCATGACCACCGTGCTAATATTTATATGATTTTATACATTCACAACTGTCAGCCAGGTAAGCACAGACTCCAAAACATATTTTCTTTACATCGCCTGAACTGAGAAGAATTGCGAGCTGAAGTATCAACACCTTAATACAATATCATCTGGACCCATGAATTACCAGTCTTGCCGAATAGATATCGTCACAATTATATCGGATAATCTAAAAATGAATAAGAGTTATTTCCAGATTTGTATATTTTTTATGCTTATTTTTCAACATATTGAGAGAGAATAATAGAAATTCCGTATTGTTTCCTGAAACAAAAAAATCTTCTCCTTTCACAGACAGTTGAAAGAGAGAAGATTTTCGTAAGTGATCTGTTTTTGTGTGGATAAAAACCCAGAGGTACAAATCCTGTGACCGGTTACAGATTTTCAGGTTCCCGGAAAATTACTGCAAGTTTACCCTCATATCATAGGATATCTCCTGGAAAATTCTTCTGCCAGAGGAACAATTATTTCTCGCATGGACGGCTCTGCTGCCTGGGATGTTCGCAATTTGAAAATATGCTGCCATTCAACCAGATTACAGTATACTATGATTTCAGTCTTACAGGAGTTCGGCAGAACAGTTCTGGCGGCCTGGGGTGAAGAAGTTTCAAGCAGTTTTAAATATTTCTCTTCCGTCAGTTCCATTGCTTCTTTCCAGACCTCGTACTCTTTGCTTCCCTCTTTATAAAACATCGGTTTTATAAAGGTCACCTGACCATCGAATTTATCCTGGCTGTATCGGCAGTACCTCTGACTTTCCTGAAGAAAGGAACAGGGTCGATGGCGAACCAGTTCATGAGTTACTGCCCTGTTGACGATAAATTTCACACCGACATACCGGTGTCGCATAAGAAGATCATCAGCAAGCTCATCGACCTGTGCCAGGCTCATTTTTTCAATCTTCAGTGGGGAATCACTATCAACAGCTGCATCAGCATCATATACGTCTTCAAAAAGAAATGGTTCTTTTGCAGCCAGCAGAGAAACCATTCCAGCTATCAGCCTGTTCTCCGGATAGTTGACATAGAGTTCCCTGAAACTTCGAATTGAGCCTGTGACAAGCAGACCACCCTCTGTCCTGTCAACGACAAGGTATTTGGGTTGACAGGCAAAAAAATCTGCTACAAGATCGTCACCGCAGAAGAGTTTCAGGGTCACCACTGCAGTTTCAAGTACGGAATTATGACCATGTTTTGCAATTTTTGTTACAAAAGGAACAGCTGAATCCTCCGTAATAAGATCTTCACTTTTGTAACAAATACGACCACATGCTTCCAATCTGACAGCCAGTGAACTTCTGTCAAGATCATCCTGAATCTCAAAATAAGGCTCAATTATTTTCATTTTCAGTTCCCTTTCCAAAATGGAGACATTTTTCTTAACGACTCTATTATAGCGGGCATTTTTTCCACTATATAATCAACTTCCTCGTCAGTATTATAGATGCTGAGAGAAAAGCGTATTGAACCATGAGCAGCTGTAAAAGGGACTCCCATTGCCCGAAGCACATGTGACGGTTCCAGGGAACCGGAAGTGCAGGCAGAACCGGAGGAGGCACAGATATTATAGCGATTCATATGGAGAAGAATTGCCTCTCCCTCCACATATTCAAAACTGATATTGGTTGTATTTGGCAGTCTTGCCGTCTTATGACCGTTCAGACGTGAGTTCGGGATTCTGCTGAGCAGCTCTTTTTCCAACCTGTCCCTCAGCTTTTTCACCTTGGTGTTTTCCTCGTCCATTTTTTCAGCAGCCAGTTCGCAGGCTCTGCCAAGACCAACAATGGAAGCTACATTCTCTGTTCCACCGCGCCGACCGCTTTCCTGGTGACCGCCGGTGAGAAAAGGGACAAAAAGTGTCCCACGTTTCACATAGAGAACACCAATACCTTTCGGGGCATGGAGTTTATGCCCTGACAGAGAGAGAAAGTCTATATCAAGTTCTTTCAGGTTAATCGGTATCTTACCCACTGCCTGCACAGCATCAGTATGAAAGAGAATGCCTCTGGCCCTGGCCATCGTGGCCATTTTTTCAACAGGATAAATATTACCGGTTTCATTATTAGCCCACATCACTGACACAATTGCTGTATCATCAGTCAATGCAGCCTCATATTCGGCCATATCAACCATTCCCTCTTCATCAACCTTCAGGCGGGTCACCTTGTATTTATGGCCTGTCAGTGTCTCAAGGTTTTCACACAGGCTCTTGACAGCCGGGTGCTCGACCCTGGTTGTCACCACATGTCTTTTTTCCGGGAATGTCCTCAATGCCGAAAGAATTGCCGTGGAATCACTTTCCGTTCCACAACTGGTGAACGTGATCTCTTCCGGCTGTGCTCCCAGCAGATCGGCAATCTTACTCCGGGCCTCTACAACAGCCTGTCCCACCTGACCACCAAAGGTATGCATGCTGGACGGGTTACCGTACAACTCCTTCAGATACGGTAACATGGCATCAACAACTTCCGGAGCAACCTTGGTTGTTGCATTATTATCCATATAGACAATTTTATCATTCGTCTCTGCCATTACTCTTCTTCCTCCACAATGAGAGTGTCCAGTACCAGCTCCCTCAGTTTCTTTTCAACATATTCCTTGATAGTTGTCTGCGACTTTTTGCAGCTCTTGCATGCTCCCCGTAATGATACAGTTACAAAGTCACCATCCACATCAATCAACTCAAGATCTCCTCCGTCCTTTCTGAGACCCGGCTTGATTTCCCGTTCGAGAACCTCTTCTATTTTTTTGATCTTCTGTAATGCCGTCATTTTCCTGGTTTTGGTCCCGGTGGCAGCGGCCTCCACTTTCTCACCTACGGTTTTTCGCAGAATTTCTCTTAACTTATCCTCACACTTGCCACAACCACCTCCGGCTTTTGTGAAATTTGTAATTTCTTCCACAGAGCGAAGGTTCGATTCATTTATCGCCCTGATGACCTCAAGATCCGTCACACCAAAACACTCGCAGACGACTTCTCCTTCCGCCATGGGCAGGATCATGCCACGATAATCAGCAATGGCAGCTTCCAGAGCTTCACGTCCCATGACCGAACAGTGCATTTTTTCCTTAGGCAGGCCACCGAGAGCATTGGCAATATCCTCATTAGTAACCTTGGAAGCCTCTTCCACCGACATACCGATAACCATTTCAGTTAACACTGAAGATGATGCGATAGCACTTGCACATCCGAAGGTTTTGAATTTGGCATCTGTAATTATTTCGTTCTCATCTATTTTTAAAGTCAGCTTCAATGCATCACCACAGGCAAGTGAACCCACATCACCTGTACCATCAGCATTTTCAAGTTCACCGACATTTTGAGGGTTCAGAAAATGGTGTTGAACCTTATCAGTATATTCCCACATAAATCTCTCCCGAAACTATTATAACTTTATCTGAAAATCCTGCCTCGACTAGTATTTCTGCCGCAGTCCGATCTTCATTTGCTTTCTGCCGCCGAGCCATTTGTTCCAGCCTTGCTGGCTTATTTTTCTGCTACAAGCTGACAATAATACCTGAAAAGCAAAATGCAACCACATTGTAGCCCTGTTAACAGCAGGATATCTACAATAAACCGATTTCTTCCAGCATTTTCCCGGCTGTCTGAACAAGATCGCTGGTTCCGCTATCCGTTCGTGATTCGACATAAAACCGCACCTTCGGTTCCGTTCCCGATGGCCGTATCATTAACCAGGAACCGTCATCAAAAATCATCTTACGACCGTCTATTGTAATAACATCTACAATTTGCCTGGTGCGGCTGCCAACTGAAACAGAACTTCCCACAGAGTATTTCTCAAGCCCCTTGAGAAGATTCAACAGCTCCTCTCCCTGTACACTGACCGCAATTCCATCACGTGCCGGGAAATAGCTACCGTACTCCTGCTCAAGATCCTGCAGATATTCTCCAAGATTTTTCCCCGTTGTCAACATCATTTCCAACGCCAGAAATAAACCAATATAGGCATCTTTTTCCGGAGTATGACCAATTATTGTAATACCGTCCGATTCCTCAAAACAGACCAGTGCTTTACCGATGACAGATTTAAAATTCTTAAACCCAACCGCAGGTTCAAAGACCTCCTCCCCAAGAATATCGGCTATCCGGTTTGCAAAATTCGATGTGGCAACCGTTTTGGCAACAATCCCCTTTTTCCCTTTATATTCGTGAAGAAAATGGAAGGCCATGGCACCGAACTGGTTCATACTGATCTCGAAATTTCCATCTGTAAAACGTATCCTGTCACCATCTGGATCGATAATACAACCAAGCCTGAATAATTCCTTTTTTTCCCGAAGCAGGTTAAACACTCCACGCATATTGGCAGAAGAAGGTTCCGGAGCTACTCCCCCGAATGTAACATCACTGTCCTCTCTCAGTACGGTGAGCGACTCCTTGGAAGTATTTTCAAAAAGCTCCCTTATATGAAGACGACTGGCACCATGTACACAGTCAACGGCAACGGCAACATCCTTTTTCTGCAAAAACCTGGTTACACATTTTTTCAGGTCCAGACCATGAACAGTACTGTTCCTCTGCACCATTTTCTTCCATAACCCCAGGGAATCAATGCATGTGACAGTATCCAAATCTATCTGCGCATGTATCTCATCTCCATTCCTGTAGAATGCAGAATCATCTTTTAAAATAATTCTGCTGGAGTTTTCTGTAATTCTCTCTGTCAGTAGAGGTGCTGCAGGACCGGCATCCGCACCGTTAAACTTATAGCCCCCATATTCAAGAGGATTATGTGAAGGAGTCAGATTAATGGAAAAGGCTGCATCACATTCAAGAACTGCAGCAGAAAGAACTCCTGTTGTGGACTCGCCCGCATAATAGATTGTGAACCCGGCACCAGCCAGGATATGCATTACACAGCCGGCAAGGTATTCACCTCCGAACCGGTTATCAAAACCAACGACACACCCACGCTTCAAGGCTTCAGAAAAACTGCTGACCCCAAGAAATGGAATAAACTCTTTTTCCCTGTCAACAGCTTGGAAAAGCTCAACTATGGCCGCGGTAACGCAGCAGACGGAATGTGCAAACACATCTTTTCCAAGCCGTCCACGCCACCCGGATGTCCCAAATTTTATTGTTTCTGCCGGGCTATTCCTGTTTTCCCTGATTTCCTGCGCCAGCAGGTCATAGGCCAGCTTTATCGGCTCCTCCCACCTCTCTCCCTCACTGTTTTTATTGGCAACAAGCTTTTTGATAAGGGTTAAATAATCACTTGCAACATGGTCTCCAGTGACGATATATTGTTCAAACAATTCCCTGGCATGAGGCGGAATTCTCTGTTTTTGTGGTTTTGACATAAGAACCTTTTCCCTTTAATCCTGCTCAATGGTTTTTGCCTCATCAATCAGCATGATCGGAATACCATCCCGTATTTCATAGAGGAGTTTACATTTTTCACACAAAATGCCTTCGTCCTCCTGTAATTTTACAGCACCCTTGCATTTGGGGCATGCGAGAATTTCCAGTAAATCCTTGTTGATTGTTTCCATAATATCCTGTCTATTCATAACAACCCGGTAAAAATGGTAAATTGCGGGGCTGCAGCTTAATATTGTTGTCTCTTTCCGACCAATCTGCTATGTACCAGAGTCCGGGCCCCGGCATCTGTTCCAAAAGGAATACTGTATCCGAAAATCGTTTGCAATAAGAAAGGTATGTCTTCACATCAACCATTTAAAACAGAAACCAGATTGGCTCTTCATCGGGTCGGAATCATAACCAAGAAAAATGATACTCCGGCACGGGACTATGCCTTAACCCTTACAACCTGGCTTGAAAAGAAACAAATCAGTGTAACGGTCAACCAGATTACACCAATTCTTGATCTTATAATTGTCCTTGGTGGAGATGGCACTCTGCTTCATATTGCGGAACAGGCCGCCAGATATTCTATTCCCGTGCTCGGTATAAACCTTGGTCATCTCGGATTTCTCACGGAATTGACGGAAAATGAAACAGTTGATGCCCTCGAACACATCCTCTGTCATACGGTTATAATAGAAAACAGGCTCATGCTCAAATCAAGGCTTATCCGAAATGATATTGCGGAAAAATACAGATTCGCCCTCAACGAGGTGGTAGTCAACAAACAGGTCAACGACAGACTGCTCAACCTGTCAGCAACAGCGGATGGAGATTATATCGCCACCTACAGGGCGGACGGCCTGATTTTTTCTTCACCAACCGGCTCAACCGCCTACAATCTTTCTGCGGGTGGCCCGCTCGTCCATCCTGAACTTGCTACCATCCTTGTCACCCCCATATGTCCCTTTATGCTTGGATCAAGACCCATCATACTTCCTGCGTCCAAGGTCATCCGCACACGTTTCGATGCCAGGAACGATGGTGAAAACGCCCAGGTGATCATTGATGGACAACCCGTGTGGGCCATGAAAAACAACGACATTCTGGAAATTGAAACAGCAGAACACCCCCTGAAACTGATAGTCTCCTCAAAACGAAACTATTTTACCATCCTCAGAAACAAGTTGAACTGGGGTAACCCCGGTTTATTTCTTCTTTTTTATACCGTACTTTTTCATTTTGTATTGAAGCAGACTCTTGGTAATGCCCAGTTTTTCTGCAGCCCGTGCCTGAATATTTTCGGTCTCCGCAAGGGCTCTCTTCAGCATCTTTTCCTCAATGGTGTAAAGCACTTCATTCAATGTCAGTTCATCAGGGATAAGCTGATTGATATCAACATCTTTTTCCCAGGCCGATTTTTTCTCCATGTAGAGGCTGTCCGGCTGCACATCTTCCGCTTCAATCACGTCTCCGCTGCAGAGAATGGCCGCCCGTTCGATGGTATTTTCAAGCTCTCGGATATTACCCTCCCAGGGGAGTTTCATCAACAGGGCCATTGCAGAGGGGGATATTTTCAACTCTGATCTGTTTAAGGATTTTTTGAATCTTTCCATAAAAAACTCCACCAGAAGTTTCATATCATCCATCCGCTCCCTGAGAGCAGGGAGATTGACCGGGATGACATTCAGGCGATAAAACAGATCTTCACGGAACCGACCTGAAGCAACTTCTTCCCGGAGATCCCTGTTTGAAGCACTGAGGATACGTACATCGACTTCCAGGGTTTTCCCCCCACCAACCCTTTCAAATTTCCTTTCCTGAAGTACCCTGAGAAGTTTTGACTGCAGTGGCAGTGGAATTTCGCCCACTTCATCAAGAAAAAGTGTCCCCCGGTGTGCCAGTTCGAACCGACCTTTGCGCATGGCCACCGCTCCAGTGAAAGCACCCTTCTCGTGCCCGAACAACTCACTTTCCAGAAGACCCTCGGAGAGAGCCGCACAGTTTACGGCAATAAAAGGTTCGGCCTCCCTGGGGCTGTGCATATGAATTGCCTTTGCCACCAATTCCTTGCCGGTGCCGCTTTCACCTGTGATGAGTACGGAGGCGTCGGTAGGAGCTACCTTTTCAATCAGTTTGTATACAGCAAGCATTTTGGGATTTTTACCAACCATACCACCAAACCCTGCCCGTCCCCTTATCTCATCACGGAGACGCGTATTTTCGCGAAGAATGGAATAGTGATGCGCTGCTTTACGCAGGTTGACAATAAGCTCATCATTGGAAAACGGTTTTGCCAGATAACTGAATGCACCAGCCTGCATCGCTTCAACCGCTCTGTCCACTTCGGCAAATGCAGTGACTACAATGACGGGCAGATTGGGCCGTTTCTCCTTGATTTTCAGCATGAACTGCAATCCGTTCATTCCGGGCATCTGCATGTCTGTCACAACGACATCAAGATCAACGTCCTGAACAATTCCCAACCCCTCTTCACCGCCTGAACCTGTAAAAACCTCAAACCCCTCGTCCCGCAGCAACTCAGAAAGAACAACAAGATAATTCGGTTCATCATCAACAATAAGAATTGAATGCATACTCATATCTACTTATCAAAGGTTATAAAAATTCTGGTTTTTTCCGTTAGTGTGAATCCATAACGACTGTATACTGCTCTGTGAACAGCGGTTCACCGATCCAGAATCCTTTTTTTCAATCCAGCCAGTACACTGGAGGGAACAGTTACATTTTTTCCACCTGCCAGGGTTGTACCGGGCCGCATATCTCCATGGTAGTCACTCCCACCACTGACCACCAGACTGTATCGCTCAACAAACTGTAAAAGGGTGGCTCGATTTTTTTTTGAATGGGTCGGATAGTACAGCTCCAGACCATCCAGCCCCTGGTCAACAAGCTTGCCGATGACAGAATTCAATTCCAGCCCCTTTTTGACAAGCTGCATGGGATGGGCAAGAACAGCAACCCCACCGGCCTGATGAATTAAATTCAGCACTTCGTCTGCGGAAAAAACAAACCGTCGGACATAGGCACAGCCATCATCACCAAGATACCTGCCGAATGCCTCATCAATATTCGCCACCAGTCCCTTGTTTATCAGAACCTTTGCAATATGAGGCCTTCCGGTCTGGCCGATTTGTGAAACATCCGCAATTTCTTCTTCCTGGAGATGGATTCCTTGTTTCTCAAGAAGCTGTAGAATTTTTCTGTTCCTCTCGATCCTTGCCTTCTGCAACCTTTCAATTGCCCCAAGAAAAACTTCATTTTGCATATCAAAGAGGTATCCGAGGATATGAACAGTTGTTTTACCGTATATGGCACTGATTTCAATTCCGGAAATGACTTCCAGATCAAGCTTTCGACCCAACCGGACAGCCTCTCTTACACCATCCACCGTGTCGTGATCCGTCAGCGCAACCGCCTCCAACCCCTTTTTCTTCGCATAAACAAGTAATTCCTCCGGACTCATTGTACCATCTGAATACCTGGAGTGTATATGTAGATCTATGGACATATTTTTCTTTACTTTTCCCTTTTTTGTCCGATAAAGTGTTCATACAGTCTACACTCACCCGGAGAATTATATGCACTTTTGGCACGTTATTCTAATTTCGGTTCTGCTGTTTGCCGGTTGTTCCTCAAGAATTCCAGAACCCGTCGATTATCCTTACTCCCAGCAGCAAAAAATGCAGTCTTCCCAACACTGGGAAATTCTGGCCAGGGATCTTGCAAACAGAATCAACAACCAGCTGATCATTACCGACAATATCCAGAGCGCCGTCTATGTTGAACCCACCTGCGGTGACGAATCAACGCCCTGTGCCCCAAACGAAACAAGCAGCTTCAATGAAGCATTCCGTGACCTGCTCATAACCAATCTTTTTGACTATGGTATCCCAACCCGTAATCAAATGAAAGAGGATACTATTTCCATACAATATAAGGTACAGATTGTAAGGCACAACAGTGACAGGACCAGAACACTTCAACCGGGTGTGCTGACAGCAATTTCCTCCGCTATTGTTGTCCTCAGAAATGCACCGAGCAACCTGGTTTTGCTCGCTTCAGGAGTTGCAGCAGACATTGCCAATACTACTTTCACTACAAATGGTCACTATGAGATCATCATAACGACATCAATGGTTAAAGATGAAAAATACCTGTTCAGAGCATCAGATATTTACTATATAAACGATGAAGATTTCTACCATTACCAGGAATCGAACGGTCTGAAGACAAAAATAATCCCTTTTTCCGGCACCACAAGGGAGCACAAACCTGAAACAGTCACCCCTGAAAACAGTTTAAACAAAAAAGAGACCTGATTACGTATCAAAACCCTGTATGACACTTATGAGCTTGGAGATATGCATGTTTTACCGGGCATATCTCCAGCAAGGCTGGTTTTCATGGGCCATCGGAAAAAAGATAATCAATGTTTAAAAAAACTCAGATCAGCATGGAACATATAAGAGCCTGTTTCATCAATTCAGGCAGTCACCTCTGCAAACACTGGTTCTTTGTTTCCCTGACACTGTTTTCTCTTATTTCTTTTATTACAGGCTGTTCTTCTTTTAATGGCACACCTCTTGAAAAATACCTTGGTGCCGACACCAACCTCATTACCTTTTCCTATACCATTGCCGATAATCTTGTTCAGCGGGCAAATCCTCCACTGGTCCCTCACCATCCGGATATGCCGGTTCTTGTCACGACTGTTGTGGATAACAATAATCTCAAAAGAACATCCAGATTCGGCAGAATTCTCCAGGAACATATTGCCTCGAGATTCGTGCAGCGGGGATACACCGTAAAAGAAATAAAACTTGCCTCCACTCTGAAGATAATACCCGGCTCAGGTGAAACTATTCTCACCAGAAATCTATCCCTCCTGGAGGGGAGTAGCAGTGCTCAGGCCATCTTTGTCGGAACATTTTCGTACACCCAAACAACCATGTATATATCAGTGCGGCTCATTAATCCCGTCAACAACAATATCATCGCTACAGACGACTACCAGCTTCCCATGGATGACAATATTCTCGCCATGTTTGGTCTCCAGCGCCTTGATAGTCAGGATGACATGATTGAAGAACCCCCAAGACCTTTTTTAAATTCCGTTTTCAACTGATTTTTTCCCGTTAAAAACTCAGCACAACAGTTCTTTCATCGGCTGAGTTTCATACAATAAATTTATTAATTACATAGACCAATGCGACTGCAAAATAAATATGCGCTTATTCCGGGTGCTTCACGACCGATAGGCCGGGCTGTGGCAAGAAAATTTGCCAAAGAAGGGGCCTTTCTCTTTTTGCCATATTATGACTGGCCGGATTCCACCCGCGAAATGGAAGAAGAATTTACTTCCGCCGGTTATTCATTTTTCTCCTGCCAGGTTGATCTGCGAAACATAAAAGAGGTGAAAAAACTCGTTTCAGAAATAAAAAAGAGAACAGCCACACTCGATTTTCTCATCAATAACATCGAAAGGGGTGGAATGCCGGTCGTCCACGGTAGTTATGACCGCCCCCACAACAGTAATCAATGGGATACTGAGGTTGACACAACGCTTAAGGCAAAATGGCTGCTCTATCATCATTGCCTTCCACTTCTCCAGCACAGTTCATGTGGTTCTGTCCTCAATATCTCCTCAATAGCCGCCATAACCGGAAGAAGCGGGCCTGGAGGTCTTTTTTTTAATGACGGTTACAGTGCAGCTAATCATGCAATCGGTTCGTTAACCAAAACATGGGCCAGGGAGTTGAGTCCGAGGGGAAGAGTGAACGAACTGATGCTAGGACTAGTCGAATCCCGCCATGGGCCGGGTACACGAGGATGGCAGGTATTGACGGAAGAGGAGCAAAACAACCTGAGAGAACATATTCTCCTTAATCGTTTCGGTACTCCTGAAGAAGTGGCTGAATTGGCTTTTTTTCTGGCAGTGGAAGCAACGTATTTAACCGGAACAATAATACCCATGGATGGTGGTTTTTCCCTGGGAGGAGATTCGATTCAGCCAATGCCTGAAGGAGTTCTTTCCTGACAGAACAGGTATACCTCCCATCCAGCAGGTATTTCATAGATAGTCAGCTACGAGGATGTGTCTGTTTCTTCCAGCAATTTTTTAAGAGAAACATTTTCAAATCGCCCATTTCTATACAGTCTGATTGATTCAGTACTATTTTTCAACAGCCCCCTTTTCTTAATTCTATCTCCACATCCAAGAAGCCCAAGCGTCCATATTGCAAGAGCCACAACATGCGGATCCGTGGATTCAAGATATGGCGTGACATCATCAACTATTTTTTTTCGCGCCATTTCCTCCCCATGCAACTGACACAGTCTGGCAACCCCCCAGAGCAATCCCCGCTGCAACATAGGCAACTCCAGATAATTCCCGTCCTGGTGAAGCTCTTTACCGTCCTTCCTCATGTAGGATATCAGCATATGAAGATACTCATCTCTCAGGAGAGGGGAGTAACACATGATTTCCGCCATTGCTTCCGGGCATCCCCAACCGAT
The DNA window shown above is from Desulfomarina profundi and carries:
- a CDS encoding FAD-dependent thymidylate synthase — protein: MKIIEPYFEIQDDLDRSSLAVRLEACGRICYKSEDLITEDSAVPFVTKIAKHGHNSVLETAVVTLKLFCGDDLVADFFACQPKYLVVDRTEGGLLVTGSIRSFRELYVNYPENRLIAGMVSLLAAKEPFLFEDVYDADAAVDSDSPLKIEKMSLAQVDELADDLLMRHRYVGVKFIVNRAVTHELVRHRPCSFLQESQRYCRYSQDKFDGQVTFIKPMFYKEGSKEYEVWKEAMELTEEKYLKLLETSSPQAARTVLPNSCKTEIIVYCNLVEWQHIFKLRTSQAAEPSMREIIVPLAEEFSRRYPMI
- a CDS encoding sigma-54-dependent transcriptional regulator, producing the protein MSMHSILIVDDEPNYLVVLSELLRDEGFEVFTGSGGEEGLGIVQDVDLDVVVTDMQMPGMNGLQFMLKIKEKRPNLPVIVVTAFAEVDRAVEAMQAGAFSYLAKPFSNDELIVNLRKAAHHYSILRENTRLRDEIRGRAGFGGMVGKNPKMLAVYKLIEKVAPTDASVLITGESGTGKELVAKAIHMHSPREAEPFIAVNCAALSEGLLESELFGHEKGAFTGAVAMRKGRFELAHRGTLFLDEVGEIPLPLQSKLLRVLQERKFERVGGGKTLEVDVRILSASNRDLREEVASGRFREDLFYRLNVIPVNLPALRERMDDMKLLVEFFMERFKKSLNRSELKISPSAMALLMKLPWEGNIRELENTIERAAILCSGDVIEAEDVQPDSLYMEKKSAWEKDVDINQLIPDELTLNEVLYTIEEKMLKRALAETENIQARAAEKLGITKSLLQYKMKKYGIKKKK
- the nifS gene encoding cysteine desulfurase NifS — translated: MAETNDKIVYMDNNATTKVAPEVVDAMLPYLKELYGNPSSMHTFGGQVGQAVVEARSKIADLLGAQPEEITFTSCGTESDSTAILSALRTFPEKRHVVTTRVEHPAVKSLCENLETLTGHKYKVTRLKVDEEGMVDMAEYEAALTDDTAIVSVMWANNETGNIYPVEKMATMARARGILFHTDAVQAVGKIPINLKELDIDFLSLSGHKLHAPKGIGVLYVKRGTLFVPFLTGGHQESGRRGGTENVASIVGLGRACELAAEKMDEENTKVKKLRDRLEKELLSRIPNSRLNGHKTARLPNTTNISFEYVEGEAILLHMNRYNICASSGSACTSGSLEPSHVLRAMGVPFTAAHGSIRFSLSIYNTDEEVDYIVEKMPAIIESLRKMSPFWKGN
- the nifU gene encoding Fe-S cluster assembly protein NifU; amino-acid sequence: MWEYTDKVQHHFLNPQNVGELENADGTGDVGSLACGDALKLTLKIDENEIITDAKFKTFGCASAIASSSVLTEMVIGMSVEEASKVTNEDIANALGGLPKEKMHCSVMGREALEAAIADYRGMILPMAEGEVVCECFGVTDLEVIRAINESNLRSVEEITNFTKAGGGCGKCEDKLREILRKTVGEKVEAAATGTKTRKMTALQKIKKIEEVLEREIKPGLRKDGGDLELIDVDGDFVTVSLRGACKSCKKSQTTIKEYVEKKLRELVLDTLIVEEEE
- a CDS encoding PHP domain-containing protein, producing the protein MSIDLHIHSRYSDGTMSPEELLVYAKKKGLEAVALTDHDTVDGVREAVRLGRKLDLEVISGIEISAIYGKTTVHILGYLFDMQNEVFLGAIERLQKARIERNRKILQLLEKQGIHLQEEEIADVSQIGQTGRPHIAKVLINKGLVANIDEAFGRYLGDDGCAYVRRFVFSADEVLNLIHQAGGVAVLAHPMQLVKKGLELNSVIGKLVDQGLDGLELYYPTHSKKNRATLLQFVERYSLVVSGGSDYHGDMRPGTTLAGGKNVTVPSSVLAGLKKRILDR
- a CDS encoding phosphohexomutase domain-containing protein — translated: MSKPQKQRIPPHARELFEQYIVTGDHVASDYLTLIKKLVANKNSEGERWEEPIKLAYDLLAQEIRENRNSPAETIKFGTSGWRGRLGKDVFAHSVCCVTAAIVELFQAVDREKEFIPFLGVSSFSEALKRGCVVGFDNRFGGEYLAGCVMHILAGAGFTIYYAGESTTGVLSAAVLECDAAFSINLTPSHNPLEYGGYKFNGADAGPAAPLLTERITENSSRIILKDDSAFYRNGDEIHAQIDLDTVTCIDSLGLWKKMVQRNSTVHGLDLKKCVTRFLQKKDVAVAVDCVHGASRLHIRELFENTSKESLTVLREDSDVTFGGVAPEPSSANMRGVFNLLREKKELFRLGCIIDPDGDRIRFTDGNFEISMNQFGAMAFHFLHEYKGKKGIVAKTVATSNFANRIADILGEEVFEPAVGFKNFKSVIGKALVCFEESDGITIIGHTPEKDAYIGLFLALEMMLTTGKNLGEYLQDLEQEYGSYFPARDGIAVSVQGEELLNLLKGLEKYSVGSSVSVGSRTRQIVDVITIDGRKMIFDDGSWLMIRPSGTEPKVRFYVESRTDSGTSDLVQTAGKMLEEIGLL
- a CDS encoding Trm112 family protein; amino-acid sequence: MNRQDIMETINKDLLEILACPKCKGAVKLQEDEGILCEKCKLLYEIRDGIPIMLIDEAKTIEQD